The following proteins are encoded in a genomic region of Xanthomonas cassavae CFBP 4642:
- a CDS encoding IS1595 family transposase produces MSINAVQFQAGLSMPEFFASYGTEAKCYRALYKWRWPQGFRCPVCAGRVRSRFKRGAAIYYQCSACRHQTSLIAGTMFEGTKLPLRTWMLALHLLTSTKTNMAALELMRHLGVNYKTAWRMKHKIMQVMAERESMRKLAGFVQIDDAYLGGERNGGKAGRGSENKQAFLIAVQTDATFTAPRFVVIEPVRSFDNTSLQDWIARRLAPECEVYTDGLACFRRLEDAGHAHTTLDTGGGRAATETAGARWLNVVLGNLKRAISGVYHAIAQGKYARRYLGEAAYRFNRRFRLREMLPRLATAMMQSTPCPEPVLRAASNFHG; encoded by the coding sequence ATGAGTATCAATGCCGTGCAGTTCCAAGCGGGATTGTCGATGCCTGAGTTCTTCGCGTCCTACGGCACCGAAGCCAAGTGCTATCGCGCGCTTTACAAGTGGCGCTGGCCGCAAGGCTTTCGTTGCCCTGTTTGTGCCGGACGCGTGCGCTCGCGTTTCAAGCGGGGTGCTGCGATCTACTACCAATGCAGCGCGTGCCGGCATCAGACCAGCCTGATTGCAGGCACGATGTTCGAAGGCACCAAGCTGCCGCTGCGCACCTGGATGCTGGCGTTGCACCTGCTGACCTCGACCAAAACCAACATGGCCGCGCTGGAGTTGATGCGGCATCTGGGCGTCAACTACAAGACGGCCTGGCGGATGAAACACAAGATCATGCAGGTTATGGCCGAGCGCGAATCCATGCGGAAACTGGCGGGTTTCGTGCAGATCGACGATGCCTATCTCGGCGGCGAGCGTAACGGTGGCAAGGCCGGACGCGGATCGGAGAACAAACAAGCGTTCCTGATTGCGGTGCAGACCGATGCCACCTTCACCGCGCCGCGCTTTGTGGTGATCGAGCCGGTGCGCAGCTTCGACAACACCTCGCTGCAGGACTGGATTGCCCGTCGCTTGGCGCCCGAATGCGAGGTCTACACCGATGGGCTGGCCTGCTTCCGCCGGCTAGAAGACGCCGGCCACGCGCACACCACGCTGGACACTGGCGGTGGTCGTGCCGCGACCGAAACGGCCGGTGCACGTTGGCTCAACGTGGTGCTGGGCAATCTCAAACGCGCCATCAGTGGCGTGTATCACGCCATCGCGCAAGGCAAATACGCAAGGCGTTACCTGGGAGAAGCGGCCTATCGTTTTAATCGTCGATTCCGCTTGCGCGAGATGCTGCCACGACTTGCCACGGCCATGATGCAATCCACACCATGCCCAGAGCCGGTTTTACGTGCAGCGAGCAATTTTCATGGCTGA
- a CDS encoding FkbM family methyltransferase yields the protein MLAKSANVIAIVDDFLRERQSHIFGIPVISSDTWIELAVGQGDVTSCILTPGGTAFQHFIKIANQWNLPTLLPLQFLHLLEICGIDHSGETGRFFWYGYEFFNSTFDNVDCLVKFTDNLADQHSQISWLCILLYRLTLNPFYLEACAVGHGADDFNLNSYSTNRQFFKFNDREVYVDGGAFNGDTIEGFLRACKGQFKRIHSFEPSNQNNNLIRSRLNLLQDQYLKPLAPAITLHEKGLWDSSTTLKFNPGQIVPDFEIPGFVQTQSAHLVESNIISHIYEKSREEDIAITVPVTTIDEATERAATFIKLEIEGSELKALHGARETILKNRPQMAISAYHKPEDLLTLTNFVTEMEKDYEIGFRQHNRLPD from the coding sequence GTGTTGGCAAAATCAGCCAATGTTATTGCCATTGTTGATGACTTCCTGCGCGAGCGTCAGAGTCACATATTCGGAATACCCGTCATCAGCTCGGACACCTGGATCGAGTTGGCCGTAGGCCAAGGCGATGTGACGTCTTGCATTCTGACTCCAGGCGGAACTGCTTTTCAGCATTTCATTAAAATAGCCAATCAGTGGAACCTGCCAACACTACTTCCGTTGCAGTTTTTGCATTTATTGGAAATATGCGGCATCGACCATAGCGGGGAGACTGGCCGCTTTTTCTGGTATGGTTACGAATTCTTCAATTCCACCTTTGACAATGTCGATTGCCTAGTTAAATTTACCGACAATCTTGCTGATCAACATTCGCAAATTTCATGGCTATGCATCTTGCTTTATAGGCTAACACTGAATCCATTTTATCTTGAAGCATGTGCTGTAGGCCATGGCGCAGACGATTTCAACCTCAACTCATACTCCACCAACCGCCAATTCTTCAAGTTCAATGATCGAGAGGTTTACGTTGATGGTGGCGCCTTCAACGGCGACACGATCGAGGGTTTCTTGCGCGCATGCAAGGGACAGTTCAAAAGAATCCACTCTTTCGAACCATCCAATCAGAATAACAATTTAATCCGCTCGCGCCTCAATTTACTTCAGGATCAATATCTTAAGCCATTGGCACCAGCCATTACTTTGCATGAGAAAGGGTTGTGGGATAGCAGTACGACATTGAAATTTAACCCAGGACAAATTGTTCCAGATTTCGAAATTCCCGGCTTTGTTCAAACCCAGTCCGCGCACCTAGTGGAATCGAACATTATCAGCCATATATATGAAAAATCGCGCGAAGAAGATATAGCGATAACCGTGCCGGTCACGACTATTGACGAGGCCACGGAAAGGGCAGCGACATTCATCAAACTGGAGATCGAGGGGTCCGAGCTCAAGGCGCTGCATGGCGCACGAGAGACAATCCTGAAAAACCGCCCCCAAATGGCGATCTCCGCTTATCATAAGCCCGAGGATCTGTTGACGCTAACCAATTTCGTTACTGAAATGGAAAAGGACTATGAAATTGGCTTCAGGCAACACAATCGGTTACCTGATTAG